The Thiohalophilus sp. genome has a window encoding:
- the pepN gene encoding aminopeptidase N, with protein MADLAGNQSGPNVVYLKDYTPPAYLIDKVDLHFDLDAATTQVRATLKVRRNPEHPDTNPPLSLDGSHLELLSLRLEGEPLSEAQYRLAEEKLTISDVPEQFELIIETRINPAANTALEGLYYSGNMLCTQCEAQGFRRITYFPDRPDVMSCYTVTLVGDQAKYPVLLSNGNRVEAGETDDGRHWARWEDPSLKPSYLFALVAGQLVCQEDTYTTMSGREVVLRLYVEEENRHKCDHAMTSLKQAMRWDEETYGREYDLDIYMIVAVNDFNMGAMENKGLNIFNSSCVLASPETATDHDFYNIQSIVAHEYFHNWSGNRVTCRDWFQLSLKEGFTVFRDQEFSADLNSRAVKRIDDVNILRTHQFAQDAGPMAHPVRPDRYMEISNFYTVTVYNKGAEVVRMIMNLVGREGFRRGTDLYFARHDGQAVTIEDFVRAMEETNHIDLSQFMRWYNQAGTPVLKVGEEFDEQAQTYTLHIKQNCPPTPGQPEKQPFHIPLAVGLLDRQGDDLVLQLEGESAPAEARTRVLSVTEPEQSFTFTGMTHQPVASLGRGFSAPIRIQAGYDDDKLAFLFAHDSDEFNRWDAGQQLAMNILLRLIEQYQQKKPLTLDESFILAFRKTLLNADLDKALIAQALSLPSEGYIADQCEVVDVEAIFEVRHFMRQTLAFELKDEWQQIYQANSSDKPYAFNAEEMARRALRNLCLGYLLETEEQAMFDLAMQQYSRANNMTDTLAALSMLANFAIPKRHQALEGFYQKWQHDQQVVEKWLAIQAGSRLPRTLQHVRQLMEHEAFSIKNPNKVRALIGRFCAGNPINFHAADGSGYRFLGDQVLELDSLNPQIAARLVQNLSRWKRYDEKRQGLMKQQLERILDKEGLSKDVYEVASKSLDA; from the coding sequence ATGGCCGATCTCGCAGGTAATCAGTCCGGTCCCAATGTGGTTTATCTCAAGGATTACACCCCGCCGGCCTATTTGATCGACAAGGTGGATCTGCATTTTGACCTGGATGCCGCCACCACCCAGGTCCGGGCCACGCTGAAAGTGCGACGCAATCCCGAACACCCTGACACCAATCCGCCCCTGTCTCTGGATGGCAGTCATCTTGAACTGTTGAGCCTGCGTCTGGAAGGCGAGCCGCTAAGCGAAGCACAGTACCGGCTCGCTGAAGAGAAACTGACGATTTCCGACGTGCCTGAGCAATTTGAATTGATTATCGAAACCCGCATCAATCCGGCCGCCAATACCGCGCTGGAAGGGTTGTATTATTCGGGCAATATGCTCTGCACCCAGTGCGAAGCGCAGGGCTTTCGCCGCATTACCTATTTCCCCGACCGCCCCGATGTGATGTCGTGCTATACCGTCACGCTGGTCGGCGATCAGGCCAAATATCCGGTGCTGCTTTCCAACGGCAATCGGGTGGAAGCCGGCGAGACCGATGACGGTCGCCACTGGGCCCGCTGGGAGGACCCCAGTCTCAAACCCAGTTACCTGTTTGCGCTGGTGGCCGGGCAACTGGTTTGTCAGGAAGATACTTACACCACCATGAGCGGCCGTGAGGTGGTACTGCGCCTCTACGTGGAAGAAGAAAATCGTCACAAATGCGATCACGCCATGACCTCGCTCAAACAGGCCATGCGCTGGGATGAGGAGACCTATGGCCGTGAATATGATCTGGATATCTACATGATCGTGGCGGTCAACGACTTCAACATGGGTGCCATGGAGAACAAGGGGTTGAATATTTTCAACTCCTCCTGCGTGCTGGCCAGTCCCGAAACCGCGACTGATCACGACTTTTATAATATCCAGAGTATCGTCGCCCATGAATATTTTCATAACTGGTCGGGCAATCGCGTCACCTGTCGTGACTGGTTCCAGTTGAGTCTCAAGGAAGGTTTTACCGTGTTCCGCGATCAGGAGTTTTCCGCCGATCTCAATTCGCGCGCGGTCAAACGCATCGACGATGTCAACATCCTGCGCACCCATCAGTTCGCTCAGGACGCCGGCCCCATGGCCCACCCGGTGCGCCCGGACCGCTACATGGAGATCAGCAACTTCTACACGGTGACTGTCTACAACAAGGGTGCCGAAGTGGTGCGCATGATCATGAACCTGGTCGGTCGCGAGGGCTTTCGCAGGGGAACTGATCTCTACTTTGCCCGGCACGACGGTCAGGCCGTCACGATTGAGGATTTTGTCAGGGCGATGGAAGAGACCAACCATATCGACCTGAGTCAGTTCATGCGCTGGTACAACCAGGCGGGTACGCCAGTACTCAAGGTTGGTGAGGAATTCGACGAACAGGCGCAGACCTACACCCTGCATATCAAACAGAACTGTCCGCCCACACCCGGCCAGCCGGAGAAACAGCCGTTTCATATTCCCCTGGCCGTCGGCCTGCTGGATCGCCAGGGCGACGATCTGGTGCTACAGCTGGAGGGAGAGAGTGCCCCGGCCGAAGCCCGCACCCGGGTGCTGTCGGTTACCGAACCGGAACAGAGCTTTACCTTTACCGGCATGACCCATCAGCCGGTGGCCTCGCTGGGCCGGGGCTTCTCCGCGCCAATCAGGATCCAGGCCGGTTACGATGATGACAAGCTGGCTTTTCTGTTCGCCCACGACAGCGACGAATTCAATCGCTGGGATGCCGGCCAGCAACTGGCGATGAACATCCTGCTGCGATTGATCGAGCAGTATCAACAGAAAAAGCCGCTGACGCTGGATGAGTCTTTCATCCTTGCCTTTCGCAAGACCCTGCTCAATGCTGATCTCGACAAGGCCCTGATCGCCCAGGCCCTGAGCCTGCCTTCGGAAGGTTATATCGCCGATCAGTGCGAGGTTGTGGATGTCGAGGCAATCTTTGAAGTGCGTCATTTCATGCGTCAGACCCTGGCCTTTGAACTCAAGGACGAATGGCAGCAGATCTATCAGGCCAACAGCAGCGATAAACCCTATGCATTCAATGCCGAGGAGATGGCGCGTCGTGCCCTGCGCAATCTCTGCCTGGGTTACCTGTTGGAAACCGAGGAGCAGGCCATGTTCGATCTGGCTATGCAACAGTACAGCCGGGCCAACAATATGACCGACACCCTGGCGGCCCTGTCGATGCTGGCCAATTTCGCTATCCCCAAACGCCACCAGGCGCTGGAGGGCTTTTACCAGAAATGGCAGCATGATCAGCAGGTGGTGGAAAAATGGCTCGCCATCCAGGCCGGATCGCGTCTGCCGCGGACCCTGCAGCACGTCAGGCAGTTGATGGAACACGAAGCCTTTAGCATCAAAAACCCCAACAAGGTGCGAGCGCTCATCGGCCGCTTCTGCGCCGGCAATCCCATCAACTTCCATGCCGCCGACGGCAGCGGCTACCGGTTCCTCGGGGATCAGGTGCTGGAACTCGACAGCCTCAATCCCCAGATCGCCGCCCGGCTGGTGCAAAATCTCAGTCGCTGGAAGCGTTACGATGAAAAACGCCAGGGGTTGATGAAGCAGCAGCTGGAGCGCATTCTGGACAAGGAAGGGTTATCCAAAGACGTCTACGAGGTGGCCTCCAAGAGCCTTGATGCTTGA
- a CDS encoding YaiI/YqxD family protein, with translation MQIWVDADACPAVIKEILFRAAQRTQTLTTLVANQYVRAPKSRYIKSLRVEHGFDVADNEIVRRVEAGDLVITSDIPLAAEVIEKEAQALSFRGELFTLENIRSRLNMRDFMDTLRASGVDTGGQAAMSQTERQAFANHLDRLLTHSQPRG, from the coding sequence ATGCAAATCTGGGTCGATGCCGATGCCTGTCCGGCGGTGATCAAGGAGATCCTGTTTCGCGCCGCGCAGCGCACGCAAACGCTGACCACGCTGGTGGCGAATCAGTATGTCAGGGCGCCCAAATCCCGCTATATCAAATCCCTGCGGGTCGAGCACGGGTTTGATGTGGCGGATAACGAGATTGTCCGGCGCGTCGAAGCGGGTGATCTGGTCATCACCAGTGACATCCCGCTGGCGGCGGAGGTGATCGAAAAAGAGGCGCAGGCACTGAGTTTTCGCGGCGAGTTGTTTACTCTCGAGAACATCCGCTCGCGATTGAATATGCGCGATTTCATGGACACGCTGCGGGCCAGCGGGGTGGACACCGGCGGACAGGCGGCGATGAGCCAGACCGAGCGCCAGGCATTTGCCAATCACCTGGACAGGCTCCTCACCCACAGCCAACCCCGGGGCTGA
- the arfB gene encoding alternative ribosome rescue aminoacyl-tRNA hydrolase ArfB encodes MLRISQNVVIPDSEIEMQAIRAQGAGGQNVNKVASAIHLRFDINTSSLPEFYKQRLLTLADQRITSDGVIVIKAQRYRSQEKNREAALERLRELIRSVLVTHKKRKPTRPTRASVKRRLETKQKRSKIKRNRGKVRPDE; translated from the coding sequence ATGTTGCGCATCTCCCAGAATGTGGTGATCCCCGACAGCGAGATCGAGATGCAGGCGATCCGCGCCCAGGGAGCGGGCGGTCAGAATGTCAACAAGGTCGCCTCGGCCATTCATCTGCGCTTCGATATCAATACCTCATCCCTGCCCGAGTTTTACAAACAGCGTTTGTTGACGCTCGCCGATCAGCGTATCACCAGTGATGGGGTGATCGTGATCAAGGCACAACGTTATCGCAGTCAGGAGAAAAACCGCGAGGCGGCACTGGAACGGCTGCGTGAACTGATCCGCTCGGTGCTGGTGACACATAAAAAGCGCAAGCCGACCCGACCGACCCGCGCGTCGGTCAAGCGCCGCCTGGAAACCAAACAAAAGCGCAGTAAAATCAAGCGTAATCGCGGCAAGGTTCGTCCCGACGAGTAG
- a CDS encoding glutamate synthase-related protein, translating to MANKPVIADNKPAKVNLSTDQEYYFCVCGRSQNQPFCDGSHAGTGFEPLAFTPQKEGEAFLCNCKHSANLPYCDGSHNRFGESQVGKEGPGADSGSDNDKLGNHKKSKQPDPKATEEEPTLELIHQLAKDGLETLGRHGPVAAMGVPRHRLPDWDDIQIMVAQLHDKPLDDDATVDTELVIGPQSQRPLCLKTPLLVSDMSFGSLSQEARLALAKGAEQVGTGICSGEGGMLPEEQQANSRYLFELGSAQFGYDESIPEKVQAFHFKGGQAAKTGTGGHLPGAKVSKKIAAVRGIPEGKSAYSPPTFAELREPADFRRFADRVREISGGIPVGFKLSANHIERDIEFALQAGADYVILDGRGGGTGASPLLFRDHISVPTIPALARARRYLDQQGVSGKVTLIITGGLRTPADFIKALALGTDGIALANSAIQAIGCVAARICHTNQCPSGVATQNPELRKRLDVDDGAHRLARFLQSSTRLMQVMARACGHARLDQFNQKDLASFDYEMARLSGIVYAGMAGQP from the coding sequence ATGGCAAACAAACCGGTTATCGCCGATAACAAACCCGCCAAAGTTAATCTTTCCACCGATCAGGAATACTATTTTTGCGTCTGCGGTCGCTCACAGAACCAGCCGTTTTGCGACGGTTCGCATGCCGGCACCGGTTTTGAACCGCTGGCCTTTACGCCGCAAAAAGAGGGCGAGGCCTTTTTATGCAACTGCAAGCACAGCGCAAATCTGCCCTATTGCGACGGCAGCCATAATCGGTTTGGTGAGAGCCAGGTGGGCAAGGAAGGTCCCGGTGCGGATAGCGGTAGCGATAATGACAAGCTGGGAAATCATAAAAAGTCAAAACAGCCCGATCCGAAAGCCACCGAGGAGGAGCCGACCCTTGAGCTGATTCATCAGCTGGCGAAAGACGGTCTGGAGACGCTGGGCAGACATGGACCGGTGGCGGCGATGGGTGTGCCGCGCCACAGGTTGCCGGACTGGGATGATATCCAGATCATGGTGGCGCAGTTGCACGACAAGCCACTGGACGATGACGCGACGGTCGATACCGAACTGGTGATCGGCCCGCAAAGTCAAAGACCCCTCTGTTTGAAAACCCCGTTGCTGGTCTCCGACATGAGTTTCGGCTCGCTGTCGCAAGAGGCGCGGCTGGCCCTGGCCAAAGGGGCCGAGCAGGTCGGCACCGGGATCTGTTCCGGGGAGGGCGGCATGCTGCCGGAAGAACAGCAGGCCAACAGCCGCTATCTGTTCGAGCTGGGCAGCGCGCAATTCGGCTATGACGAGTCGATTCCGGAAAAAGTACAGGCCTTTCACTTCAAAGGCGGGCAGGCGGCCAAGACCGGCACCGGTGGGCACCTGCCCGGCGCCAAGGTGAGCAAGAAAATTGCTGCGGTGCGCGGCATACCCGAAGGGAAGTCGGCCTATTCGCCGCCGACCTTTGCCGAACTGCGCGAGCCGGCCGACTTCAGGCGTTTCGCCGATCGGGTACGCGAGATCAGCGGCGGGATTCCCGTCGGGTTCAAACTGAGCGCTAACCATATTGAACGGGATATCGAGTTTGCGCTGCAGGCCGGTGCTGATTATGTGATCCTTGACGGACGCGGTGGCGGCACCGGGGCTTCACCGTTACTGTTTCGGGATCACATCAGCGTGCCGACCATTCCGGCGCTGGCCCGTGCGCGGCGTTATCTCGATCAACAGGGTGTCAGCGGCAAGGTGACTCTGATCATCACCGGCGGGTTACGTACCCCGGCCGACTTTATCAAGGCGCTGGCACTGGGGACCGATGGCATCGCTCTGGCCAACAGCGCCATCCAGGCGATCGGTTGTGTGGCGGCGCGCATCTGTCACACCAATCAGTGTCCCTCGGGGGTCGCCACCCAGAATCCCGAACTGCGCAAGCGACTGGACGTGGATGACGGCGCCCATCGGCTGGCGCGCTTTCTGCAATCGTCGACGCGCCTGATGCAGGTGATGGCGCGGGCCTGCGGGCATGCGCGGCTTGATCAGTTCAATCAAAAAGATCTGGCGAGCTTCGATTACGAAATGGCGCGGCTGTCGGGTATCGTTTATGCCGGTATGGCCGGTCAGCCATGA
- a CDS encoding hydrolase — protein sequence MIDVSQSQANSPSAFIPARGLGNPHLQTLLPRFINRRPLDVTWQALPLPDGDFVDLAWRTQPESSTTTPIVAVFHGLEGSLGSPYARDILRAIEQRGWHGVLMHFRGCSGRINRLPRSYHSGETGDARYFLSGLHEQYPNAPLAAVGYSLGGNMLLKLQAEWGNVSPLRAAVSVSAPLKLDVCADRINQGFSKVYERHLVKSLVARVLAKFADHDYKQLIGLTPKQIEKARTFRRFDNLFTAPIHGFADADDYYRQSSAFGYLGDIRQPALMIQAFDDPFMTPAILPDAQRLPDNVQLAVSPHGGHVGFVSGSLIRPRYWLTEAVPDYLARFF from the coding sequence ATGATTGATGTGAGCCAGTCTCAAGCCAACAGCCCGTCCGCTTTTATACCGGCCCGGGGGTTGGGCAATCCCCATCTGCAGACTCTGTTGCCCCGGTTTATCAATCGCCGTCCGCTGGATGTAACCTGGCAGGCGTTGCCGCTGCCCGACGGCGACTTCGTCGACCTTGCCTGGCGTACTCAGCCGGAGTCATCCACGACGACGCCGATCGTGGCGGTATTCCACGGCCTGGAAGGGTCGCTCGGTTCGCCCTATGCGCGCGACATATTGCGCGCCATCGAACAGCGCGGCTGGCACGGGGTGCTGATGCACTTTCGCGGCTGCTCCGGGCGGATCAATCGCCTGCCGCGTTCCTATCATAGCGGCGAGACCGGCGATGCGCGTTATTTTCTCAGCGGGTTGCACGAGCAGTATCCGAATGCGCCGCTGGCGGCCGTGGGTTATTCGCTGGGCGGCAACATGCTGCTCAAGCTGCAGGCCGAGTGGGGTAACGTATCGCCGCTGCGTGCGGCAGTGTCGGTGTCGGCGCCCCTGAAACTGGACGTCTGCGCCGATCGCATCAATCAGGGCTTTTCGAAAGTGTACGAACGCCACCTGGTCAAAAGCCTGGTGGCCAGGGTGTTGGCGAAATTTGCCGACCACGATTACAAACAATTGATTGGATTGACGCCGAAACAGATCGAAAAAGCACGCACCTTTCGTCGTTTCGATAACCTGTTCACCGCGCCGATCCACGGCTTTGCCGATGCCGATGATTATTACCGGCAGTCGAGTGCCTTTGGCTATCTTGGCGATATCCGGCAACCGGCGTTGATGATCCAGGCATTTGATGATCCGTTCATGACCCCGGCGATTCTGCCCGATGCGCAGCGACTGCCCGACAACGTGCAACTGGCGGTCAGTCCGCACGGCGGGCATGTCGGCTTTGTCAGCGGTTCGCTGATACGACCCCGTTACTGGTTGACGGAGGCGGTGCCCGATTATCTCGCCCGGTTTTTCTGA
- a CDS encoding GGDEF domain-containing protein, which produces MALDLQRSLKSLLLPALLLLAVYLLQQPLSEQLLPLDKTLARLPYALFITGMAFALLFRHSREFFNLLILLLTVLVLDIAVWSAAPNPQSALIHALLCLLAPVNLVVNDLWRERGILNRYGLQRTAVIASQVLLAFWIVHNPPGELAESLAFTPLPIVVASPVPALAQLAILICSIVLLVYVFTHPTLLQGTLFITFVALVLALHQVEAPVMAQLYLLSGGLLILLALLFNIRQLAYYDELTGLPSRRSLRQTLLSQGSRYSLAMVDVDHFKKLNDTYGHDVGDQVLKMLATHLRRIKGGKAFRYGGEEFTLVFPGKLADEAQAPLEQLRETIASTPFKVRHKSRPAKRPENPQPKSDPPELSISVSIGVADTTLADDPQSIMKRADQALYQGKKKGRNRVVVAG; this is translated from the coding sequence GTGGCGCTCGATCTGCAACGCTCACTCAAAAGTCTCCTGCTGCCTGCCCTGTTATTGCTTGCGGTGTATCTGCTGCAGCAACCGCTCAGCGAACAACTGCTGCCTCTGGACAAGACGCTCGCACGTCTACCCTATGCCCTGTTTATCACCGGCATGGCGTTCGCCCTGCTGTTTCGTCACAGCCGCGAATTTTTCAACCTGCTGATCCTGTTGCTGACCGTACTGGTTCTGGATATCGCTGTCTGGTCAGCCGCGCCGAACCCGCAAAGCGCATTGATTCATGCCCTGCTCTGCCTGCTGGCCCCCGTTAACCTGGTCGTCAATGACCTGTGGCGGGAGAGAGGAATACTCAATCGTTATGGCCTGCAACGCACGGCCGTCATCGCGAGTCAGGTACTGCTGGCATTCTGGATAGTCCACAATCCCCCCGGCGAGTTGGCGGAAAGCCTGGCCTTTACCCCGCTGCCGATCGTGGTGGCCTCCCCCGTGCCGGCGCTGGCGCAACTGGCGATCCTGATCTGCAGTATCGTCCTGCTGGTTTATGTCTTTACTCACCCGACACTGCTGCAGGGGACGCTATTTATTACCTTCGTCGCCCTGGTACTCGCCCTGCATCAGGTCGAGGCGCCGGTCATGGCACAGCTCTATTTATTGTCAGGCGGCCTGCTGATTCTGCTGGCCCTGTTATTCAACATTCGCCAGCTGGCCTATTACGATGAACTGACCGGCTTGCCATCACGTCGCTCCCTGCGACAGACATTACTATCTCAGGGCAGCCGTTACAGCCTCGCCATGGTCGATGTGGATCATTTCAAAAAGCTCAACGATACCTACGGCCATGATGTCGGCGACCAGGTATTGAAAATGCTTGCCACCCATCTGCGCAGGATCAAAGGCGGCAAGGCGTTTCGCTACGGCGGTGAGGAATTTACCCTGGTCTTCCCCGGTAAACTGGCCGATGAAGCGCAGGCCCCGCTCGAACAATTACGCGAGACCATCGCCAGCACGCCCTTCAAGGTGCGACACAAGTCCCGCCCTGCCAAACGTCCGGAAAACCCTCAACCAAAGAGCGATCCCCCCGAGCTGTCGATCAGCGTCAGCATCGGCGTCGCCGACACAACCCTTGCCGACGACCCCCAGTCGATCATGAAACGTGCCGACCAGGCGCTCTACCAGGGCAAGAAAAAAGGCCGCAACCGGGTGGTCGTGGCAGGTTGA
- the nadA gene encoding quinolinate synthase NadA — MNSTQAPSIDIEPIRQQALLTPPAKPPSEAERQALFSRIKGLLKEKDAVLVAHYYTDDDLQQLADETGGCVSDSLEMARFGHDHPASTIVVAGVRFMGETAKILNPEKRVLMPTLQAECSLDLSCPADQFSAFCDQYPDRTVVVYANTSAEVKARADWVVTSSIATKVVQHLHDKGEKIIWAPDRYLGDYVQKVTGADMILWQGACIVHDEFKAAELRKLRDKHPGAAVLVHPESPADVIEQADVVGSTTQLINAVHDLPNETFIIATDRGIFYKMHEAAPDKKLIEAPTGGIGASCGSCAHCPWMAMNGLQNLADSLEQGTNEVHVDPQIARQAKVSVQRMLDFAAELKTGAIGESNIASPA, encoded by the coding sequence ATGAATTCCACCCAGGCACCCAGTATCGATATTGAACCCATTCGCCAGCAGGCGTTGCTGACCCCGCCGGCCAAACCGCCGAGCGAGGCCGAGCGCCAGGCGCTATTCTCGCGCATCAAGGGATTGCTCAAAGAGAAGGATGCCGTGCTGGTGGCTCACTACTATACCGACGACGATCTGCAACAGCTGGCCGACGAGACCGGCGGCTGCGTCTCTGATTCGCTGGAGATGGCCCGCTTCGGCCACGATCACCCGGCCAGCACCATCGTGGTCGCCGGGGTCCGCTTCATGGGCGAGACCGCCAAGATCCTCAATCCCGAAAAACGGGTGCTGATGCCGACCCTGCAGGCCGAGTGTTCACTGGATCTCAGTTGCCCCGCGGACCAGTTCAGTGCCTTCTGCGATCAGTATCCCGACCGTACCGTGGTGGTCTATGCCAACACCTCCGCCGAGGTGAAGGCGCGTGCCGACTGGGTGGTCACCTCCAGCATCGCCACCAAAGTCGTGCAACACCTGCACGATAAGGGCGAGAAAATCATCTGGGCGCCGGATCGCTATCTGGGCGATTACGTGCAGAAGGTCACCGGCGCCGATATGATCCTGTGGCAGGGGGCCTGCATCGTGCACGACGAGTTCAAGGCCGCCGAGCTGCGCAAACTGCGCGACAAACATCCCGGGGCAGCGGTACTGGTACATCCCGAATCCCCGGCCGACGTGATCGAGCAGGCCGATGTGGTCGGCTCCACCACTCAGCTGATCAATGCGGTGCACGACCTGCCCAACGAGACCTTTATCATCGCCACCGACCGGGGCATCTTCTACAAGATGCACGAAGCGGCACCGGACAAGAAACTGATCGAAGCGCCCACCGGCGGTATCGGCGCCTCCTGCGGCAGCTGCGCTCACTGCCCGTGGATGGCCATGAACGGCCTGCAGAACCTCGCCGACTCACTCGAACAGGGGACTAACGAGGTTCATGTGGATCCCCAAATCGCTCGCCAGGCCAAGGTCTCGGTCCAGCGTATGCTCGATTTCGCCGCCGAACTGAAAACCGGCGCCATCGGGGAAAGCAACATCGCCTCGCCGGCCTGA